GCATAGCCGAGCTGCACCGCGACGTCGGCCGCGGCGTGCGCCCGAACCGCCGGCCCGGCGACCACCGCGGCGCAGCTGAGCACCAGCATTCCCAGGAACGCCAAGGCTCTTCGCACACCCATCGCTCTTCGCACACCCATCGAGGCTGCTGACATGTTCCACCCCTTCTGAACCCGAAACGGAGCGACGCGGCGAGCCGAACCACGCCGGACCCGGAGTTGCCGCGCGCGGTGGTGAAGTTATTCGAGCTCTGATTCGGCGTCGCTCGGGCGCGGGGCGGGTGTCGGCTGGCGCGACGGTTCGGCGAGCGCCAGGGGGATGCGGCATAGGCCGCGGACCCCCGGGGATGACGGGACAGAATCAGGGAACTGGCTAGCTTGGCCGGTGCGGCAGGCGGCGGGCGTACCATCCCGGTGTGCTGATCAAACTCGCAGTGATCGCGCTGGCCGTCGGCGCGATCCCGGTCGCGCTCAACGTGAACGGCCTGGCCGAGCGGATCCCGTGGCGCGGCCTGGATGGGGATCCGGTGCGGGACAAGGGTGTCGTGACCTTCAACAGGGCGGTGGCCGGCCTGTTCGGCGTCATGGTCCTGATAGCGGCCGTCGTCGAGGCGCTGCGCTGAGACGCGCCGCGTCAGCCCGCCGCCGGCGTCAGTACCTGCTCCGACAGCCCCAGCCGCTCCCGGAACACATCGCGCCCCCGCGTCGTGACCAGCACCGCGCGCGAGGTGCCGACTCGCTTGATCCAGCCGTGGTCCAGCGCGTGCTCGCACAGGGCCGCGCCGACGGCGCCGGCCAGGTGCGGGCGGCGTTCGGTCCAGTCCAGGCAGGGGCGGAGGGCAGGGCGTTTGGAGGCGGCCGGGACTTCGATCGCCAGGTCGGCCAGCCAGCGTTCGCCGTCGGGGGTCAGGCTCAGGCCGTGGTGCCAGTCGACCAGGTCGCGGGCGGTCATGGCGTCGGCGATGGCCACGCCGACGCGGCCGGCGAGGTGGTCGTAGCAGGTGCGGGCGTGGGCCAGGGCGCGGCGGCGGCTGTCGGCGGACAGGGTGCGCGGGGGCGGTGTGGCGCGGACCGGGGCGGCCGCGGCCATGGTCTCGATGAGTTCGGCGACCTGTTGGTCGGCCAGGCGGACGTAGCGGTGCCGGCCTTGGCGTTCCTCGGCCAGCAGACCGCCGGTCACCATCGCGTTCAGGTGCTCGGTGGCGGTGGACGGGGCGACGCCGGCGTGCCGGGCCAGTTCGGTCGGGGTCCAGGCGCGGCCGTCGAGCAGGGCCAGGCAGAAGGTGGCGCGGGTGCCGTCGGCCAGCAGGCGGGCCATCGCGGCCAGGTCGGCGCCGGCCAGCAGGGGGTTCGCGGTGGTGGGGCCGGTAGTGCTCATAGCTGTGATTATTCTCCGGGCATCGTTCGGCGGCCGCCGAAACGTCCGGTGCCTACGGTCGCCGCATGACGAGCTCACTCAGTACCGCCCGCGCCGAGCACATCGTGATCGAGCCGAGCATTCTCTACTTCGGCACCCCGGTGGTCCTGCTGTCGACCGAGAACGACGACGGCTCCGCCAACCTCGCCCCGATCTCCTCGGCGTGGGCACTCGGTCACACCATCGTCATGGGGCTCGGCGCCGAGGGCCAGACCGCGTACAACCTCGCGCGCCGCCCGCAGGTCGTGATCAACGTCCCCGGGCCGCACCTGTGGCGGCGGGTCGAGAGTCTGGCCCCGGTCACCGGCCGCTTCCCGGTGCCGGAGAGCAAGCCGGCGGGGATGCGGTTCGAGCCTGACAAGTTCGGCGTATCGGGGTTCACAGCAAGGGAATCGGAGGTTGTCACCCCGCCGAGGGTCGCCGAGTGCGGGCTGCAATTTGAGGCCGCGGTTGCCAGGATCCTGCCGGACCTCACCGAGGACTTCCTCATCGTCGAGGCGCAGGTCCTGAAGGTGCACGCGGACCCCGCGATCGTGATCCCGGGGACGAACCACGTCGAGCCGGCGGCCTGGAGTCCGCTGGTCTACAACTTCCGGCACTACTTCGGACTGGGCCCGGAGCTGGGCCACACCTACCGGAGCCAGACTCCGCGCTGACCGGTGCTGACCGGTTCGGCGCGATTTCCACGCGATCTACCTGGGCTTTCTGATCTGACGTCCCGTTATATTACTCGTCAGTAAGTCGTGACTTCTCATGCGGGCGGTAGTACACAAGTTCTCAAATTCCGCACCATGTGAGGAGTGTCACATGAGCGCAACACCAAGGAGGGGCCCAGGAGCCCGAGGTCTGTCACGGCGCGGATTCCTGGCCGGTACAGGCACGGTCCTGGGCGCCGCGGCCCTCGGGGGCTTCTCAGCCTCCCGGGCCGCGGCCGCCGCGCCGCGCAGCACCCCCATCTCCAACGGGGCCCACGTCCAGGCGCTGATCATCGGCACCGGATACGGCGGTTCGGTCGCGGCACTGCGGCTGGCCCAGGCCGGCGTCGCGGTGGAGATGATCGAGATGGGCATGGCCTGGGACACCCCGGGGTCGGACGGGAAGATCTTCTGCAACCTGACCAGCCCGGACCAGCGGTCGTTCTGGCTGCGGACCGAGACCAAGCAGCCGGTGGGCTACTTCCTCGGGATCCCGATCGACCGCGCCATCCCGTCGTACACCGGCATCCTGGACGCCGAGGACTTCGCCGGGATCACCGTCTACCAGGGCCGCGGCGTCGGCGGCGGGTCGCTGGTGAACGGCGGCATGGCCGTGACGCCGAAGCAGGAGAACTTCGGCGCGATCCTGCCCTCGGTGAACCCGGCCGAGATGTACAACGTGTACTACCCGCGGGCCAACGCCGGGCTCGGCGCCGGGGTCATCCCGAACAGCTGGTTCAACACCACCGCCTGGTACCAGTTCGCGCGGGTGGGGCAGAAGCAGGCGGGGCGGTCCGGGTTCCCGTACGTGTTCGTGCCCGACGTGTACGACTGGAACTACATGCAGCAGGAGGACGCCGGCACGGTCCCTCGTTCTGCACTGGGCCAGGAACTGCTCTACGGCAACAACTACGGCAAGAAATCCCTGCAGAAGACTTACATCCCCGCCGCGCTGGCCACCGGCAAGGTCAACATCTCGCCGCTGCACAAGGTGACCTCGGTGTCCCCGGCCTCCGGCGGCGGCTACACGGTCCTGATGAACCAACTGGACACCACCGGGAACGTGGTCGTCTCCAAGGAGGTCACCGCGGACAAGGTGATCTTCGCGGCCGGCAGCGTGGGCACCAGCAAGCTGCTGGTGCAGATGCGCGACACCGGGCAGCTGCCGAACCTGAACGCCCAGGTCGGCCAGAACTGGGGCGACAACGGCAACATCATGGTCGGCCGCGCCAACCAGATCTGGGATCCCACCGGCTCCCAGCAGTCCACGGTCCCCTGCGGCGGCATCGACAACTGGACCAACGGCGGCGCGTTCGCCGAGGTGGCCCCGCTGCCGATCGGGATCGAGACCTGGGCCTCGCTGTACCTGTCGATCACGAAGAACCCGCACCGCGCGGCGTTCTCCTGGAACGCCAGCACGCAGAAGGTGGACCTGAGCTGGCAGCAGGCGTGGAAGCAGGACGGCATCACGATGGCCAAGACCATCTTCGACAAGATCAACTCGACCGAGGGCACGATCTACCGCACCGACCTGTTCGGCACCTACAAGACCTGGCAGGACGAGCTGACCTACCACCCGCTCGGCGGAGCGGTGCTGAACCAGGCCACTGACAACTACGGCCGGCTGACCGCCTACCCGGGGCTGTACGTCATGGACGGCGCGCTGATCCCCGGCAACACCAGCGTGAACCCGTTCGTGACCATCACCGCGCTGGCCGAGCGCAACATCGAGAACATCATCGCCAATGGCGGATGAGCTGATCCCCACGCTGGTGTGGGGTACCGGGAACATCGGGCGTGCGGCGATCCGGGCGGTCGCCGCACGTCCCGGCCTGAGCTTGTGCGCGGTGCTGGTGCACGACCCGGGCAAGGTCGGGCGCGACGCCGGGGAGCTGGCCGGGCTCGGGCGGCCGCTCGGCGTCGCGGCCACCGACGACGCCGAGGCGGCGCTGGCCGGGGCGAAGGCCGTGGTCTACGCCGCGTCCGGGGACGTGCGGCCGGACGAGGCGCTGGACGACGTCGTCCGCGCGGTCCGGGCCGGCGCGATCGTGGTCACGCCGGCCCTGTACGCGTTCTACGACCCGCACAGCGCGCCGCCCGACCAGCGCGAGCGCGTGCTCGCGGCGGTGGCCGCCGGCGGCGGATCGCTGTTCGCCTCCGGCGTCGACCCCGGCTGGGCCAACGACGTGCTGCCGCTGATGATGACCGGGCTCGGCTCCCGGATCAGCGCGGTGCGGTGCCAGGAGATCTTCGACTACGCGACCTACGACCAGGAGGACTCGGTCCGCTACCTGGTCGGCATGGGGCAGCCGATGGACTACGAGCCGCCGATGACCGCGCCGGGAGTGCCCACGATGGTGTGGGGCGGGCAGATCCGGCTGATGGCGCGGGCCCTGGGCGCGGAGCTGTCGGCGATCACCGAGCACGTGGAGCGCGCGGCGCTGGACATCGACGCCGAGACGCCGACGATGGGCAAGTTCGCCGCCGGCACGCAGGGCGGGGTGCGCTTCGAGGTGCGCGGCGAGATCGGGGGCGTGCCCCGGATCGTGATCGAACACGTGACGCGCATCCACGGCTCGGTGGCACCGCACTGGCCGCAGGCCCCTGACGGAGTAGGAGCGCACCGCGTGGTGATCGAGGGCGAGCCGCGGATCGAGGTCACGCTCGAGGCCGAGGACGAGGGCGGGAACCGCTCGGCCGGCGGCAACGCCACCGCGGTGGGCCGGCTGGTCGGCGCGATCGGGTGGCTGGCCGGGCGCGAGCCCGGGCTCTACGACGCGCTGGACGTGCCCGTCCGTCCAGCGACCGGGATCTGGGAGGAAGGAACGCAGTGATCATCGACATGCCCGAGGGCAAGGAACCGATCGGCTACGTGTGGGGCGAGATGGTGCCCGGCATCGGCCCCGCGGCGGCGGCCTTCTCGATGGCGGTGTACGAACACACGACACTGGGCCTGCGCGAGTTCGAAGCGGCCCGCCTGCGGATCGCGCAGATCAACGGCTGCTTGTTCTGCCTGGACTGGCGCACCGAGCGCGCCGGGGAGAAGGTCGAGGACGGCTTCGACACGGCGGTCGCCGACTGGCGCGGCGCGCAGTCCCTGGACGAGCGGACCCGGGTGGCCGCCGAGTACGCCGAGCGCTACGCGTTGGACCACCACGGGCTCGACGACGAGTTCTGGGGCCGGATGCTGGGCTGCTACTCGCAGGCGGAGGTGGTCGAGCTGACGATGTGCCTCGGCTCGTGGCTGGCCTTCGGGCGGCTGAACCACGTGCTCGGGATCGACGCGGTGTGCGTGCTGCCGGGGCATGTGTCCGGGCACTGATCGGGGCGCGTGCTCGGGTACTGATCCGGCCGTACGCCCGGGCACCGCCAAGCCGGACACGATGGGGCGCCACTGTCGCCGCCCGCATCGTGCCCGCACTATGCCGCATCGTGCTCCGCGCGGGTCACACCGCGCTCAGCGCGAAAGCTCCACCATGGTGTCCTCGAAGTCCGGGAACTCGTCCCGGGCCGCGGCGACCACCTCGCGGGCCGTCATGCGGTCCGTCCCGGCGTGCTTGTCGGCGATGGCCGTGAACTCCGGGTGCGGGTTGGAGCGGCGCGTGGGGTGCTCCACCGCCTCGTAGGGGCCCGATCCGTCGGCCACCAGCCACAGGAACGAGGGCAGGTCGCAGGCGACCACCCCGGTCTCGCCCTCGGAGCCCAGGAACACCACCGGCTGCTCGGCCAGCGGCGCGTCCTCGCGGACCAGCCAGAAGGCCGCGTAGCCGCCGTCGGCGGTCTGGCCGAAGACCCGGAACTGGTCGGCGTCGGCGTCCGGGTTGCCGGTCCAGCTCCGGAACCAGTCGGCGGTGTCCTCGGAGTCCAGGAACTCCTCGAAGGGCTCGAAGTCCACCCACAGGTTCTCGGTGTCTTCGCTCTCGTCGCGCTCGTCGTCGCGTTCGTCGTCGCTCGGCTCGTCCTCGTCGGCCTCCGCGGAGAAGCCGATCGCGGCTATCGCGGCCAGCGCCGCGGGCAGGGCGAGGTCGTCGTCGTCTTCGATAGTCACGAGCCGTAGATTAGCCGCGCGCGGGGCGTCTACTCCAGCGTCACAAGAAGCATCTCGCCGTGGCGGGCTCCCTAGGGGTATATCCGATGGCGCCGGCGGGCCGGGTCCTGGTGAAATGGGTTGTGAGGCGCGAGGGAGGGTGTGTCGATGAACACCGTCATCGAACGCGAGCGTCAAGGCAACGAGTGGGGTCCGGTCACCATCGTGCACACGTGGGGCGGCTGGCCGTGGCGGGCGCAGTGCGAGGAGTGCACCACGCGCTCCCCAGGGCAGCGAACGCACGACGAGGCCCGGCAGTGGGCTGACAGCCACTACCACGCGTTCCACGAGATCAGCTGAAGCACAGCGCGCGAAAGGCCCGGCACCCGCGCGAACGCGGGCCACCGGGCCTTCCCTCAGAGCGCCTCGGGCGCTACTTCTTCTGCGTGGGCAGCACCACCACAGCCAGCGGCGTGCGCTGCGCGCCCTGCCCCAGCGGGTTGTCCTTGAAGATCTCAGCGATCTTCTCCTCGGAGACCGTCGAGGCCTGTCCCAGGATGTTGCAGCCCAGGTCGTTGGCGTCGATGATGGCCACGCCCTGGAACGTGGCGGCGGCCTGGCCGCTCAGCGACCCGCGCAGCCGGTCGGCGAGCTCGGAGGCGGCCTTGCCCGGGTCGGCCGGGGCCAGCTTCGCCGAGACGTTCGAGGGGTACAGCGAGTACTGCGTCGGGCCGTCGATGGCCCGGACCGCGGGGCCGGCCAGCTGGTAGAACAGGCCCTTGCGGCCCACGACCTTGCCCACGGCGCCGGCCGCGGAGGCCGCGACGATGCGGGCCAGGCCCGCCTCCTGGATAGCCAGCTGCATGGTCTCCGGGGAGCCCAGGCCGATGCCGGCGGGGGTGCGGACCACGAACTTCTGCAGCTTGCGGGCCGCGAAGGAGGGCTTGATCTCCCACAGGAAGTAGCTGCGGCCCTGGGAGATGGCCACCACCTTCTCGCTGACGGCCAGGAACCACGGGCTGTTCAGCGCCTCGGCGTGCTCCTCGGACTCCGAGGCGCGGGTCGCGAACTCGGCGCCGTACTCGGAGATCTTGGTGTGGTAGTCGTCGCCCTTGGCGAAGGCGTCGGTCTGGATCGGGAAGCGCAGCACCTGCCCGCTGGAGGGCGTGCTGATCGCGATCTCCTTGCCGGGGTTGGCCGCGAAGTACTCCTTGGCCGCCGAGGTCGTGGAGTCCACGTGGGTGCCGGGGGCGTCCACGAAGGTGCGCAGCCACAGCTCGACGTTCAGCAGCCGCCAGAACAGCATGGTGTCGCTGTTCTTGCCGCTGATGAACTCCTCGAACGCGCGCAGCACCGAGGCCTGGTCGAAGTACGGCCGCGAACCGAAGGAGTCCGAGCGGAAGACCGTGTGCACGTGGTTCTTGATGCGCAGGAACCACTCGCGCTCCGGCGTGGTGAAGCCGATCTTGTTGCGGCGGTCGACGATCTGGTCCGGCAGCAGGCCGCGCACCGCGTCGCGCAGGATCTTCTTGTTCCAGCCGCCCTTGATGATGGCCTCGGGCTCCAGCGTGAACAGGTAGCGCACCAGGTTGAAGTCCAGGAAGGGCACGCGGCCCTCCAGCGAGAAGCGCATGGTGTTGCGGTCCTCGTAGCGCAGCAGCGAGGGCAGCGAGTTGGCGAAGATGTCCTCGACCAGGCGCGCCCTCAGGTCGTCCGGCACGGGGCTGAAGGTCTCGCCCTTGTGCTGCTTGGCGAAGCTCTTGTCCAGCATCTGGCGGATGTCCACCGGCTGGTCCAGGCCGAGCTTGCCGCGCACGACCTGCTTGCCGTAGCGGGACAGCACGTCGGTGGAGGAGACCACCTCGCGCATCAGCTTCGCGTACTGCTTCTCCTTGCGCAGCTGGCGCAGGTAGACGAAGTAGTACGGCAGGTAGCCGGCCATCATCTCGTCCGCGCCCTGGCCGTCGAGCAGGACGGTGACGTGCTTGGTGGCCTCCTGCATCACCTTGTACTGCGCGTAGGGGCCGGTGGAGATGGTCGGCTCTTCCTGGGTGCGCACGAAGTCGGCGAGGTCTTCCAGGAACTCGTCCGGGTTCGGGTGGATCTTGTGGCACTCGATCGGGCCGTCAGCCTTCGCCATGACCGCGTCGACGTAGCGCTCTTCATCGTTGACGCTGCCGGGGAACACCGCGGAGAAGCTGTTCTGCGTCGCGCCGACCGACTCCACGTCCTGCGCGTGCTGCTTCATCAGCTTGCTGATCACCGCGACGACGGTGGA
This genomic window from Catenulispora sp. MAP5-51 contains:
- a CDS encoding flavin reductase family protein, with translation MTSSLSTARAEHIVIEPSILYFGTPVVLLSTENDDGSANLAPISSAWALGHTIVMGLGAEGQTAYNLARRPQVVINVPGPHLWRRVESLAPVTGRFPVPESKPAGMRFEPDKFGVSGFTARESEVVTPPRVAECGLQFEAAVARILPDLTEDFLIVEAQVLKVHADPAIVIPGTNHVEPAAWSPLVYNFRHYFGLGPELGHTYRSQTPR
- a CDS encoding ArsR/SmtB family transcription factor, whose product is MSTTGPTTANPLLAGADLAAMARLLADGTRATFCLALLDGRAWTPTELARHAGVAPSTATEHLNAMVTGGLLAEERQGRHRYVRLADQQVAELIETMAAAAPVRATPPPRTLSADSRRRALAHARTCYDHLAGRVGVAIADAMTARDLVDWHHGLSLTPDGERWLADLAIEVPAASKRPALRPCLDWTERRPHLAGAVGAALCEHALDHGWIKRVGTSRAVLVTTRGRDVFRERLGLSEQVLTPAAG
- the asnB gene encoding asparagine synthase (glutamine-hydrolyzing) is translated as MCGIAGVFGAHDEAMLKRMGDAIAHRGPDGEGLVSLGSTASDGGRVVGFAHRRLAIIDRAHGDQPFLTEDGRYAAVYNGEVYNYRELMAELEALGHTFRTVCDTEVVVRAFAEWGEAAFDRFNGMFSVAIHDTETGKSYLARDHFGIKPLYLASVTGEDGSHRLVFGSEIKAVLASGLVQAAPDDQTLYRYLRFRIHEDSDRTFFAGIEKVRPGEVVVVEGSDVQRRMFTTLREDLLADGPRSPFTKDTTKEFKERLTEAIRMRLVGEVPVGTALSGGLDSSTVVAVISKLMKQHAQDVESVGATQNSFSAVFPGSVNDEERYVDAVMAKADGPIECHKIHPNPDEFLEDLADFVRTQEEPTISTGPYAQYKVMQEATKHVTVLLDGQGADEMMAGYLPYYFVYLRQLRKEKQYAKLMREVVSSTDVLSRYGKQVVRGKLGLDQPVDIRQMLDKSFAKQHKGETFSPVPDDLRARLVEDIFANSLPSLLRYEDRNTMRFSLEGRVPFLDFNLVRYLFTLEPEAIIKGGWNKKILRDAVRGLLPDQIVDRRNKIGFTTPEREWFLRIKNHVHTVFRSDSFGSRPYFDQASVLRAFEEFISGKNSDTMLFWRLLNVELWLRTFVDAPGTHVDSTTSAAKEYFAANPGKEIAISTPSSGQVLRFPIQTDAFAKGDDYHTKISEYGAEFATRASESEEHAEALNSPWFLAVSEKVVAISQGRSYFLWEIKPSFAARKLQKFVVRTPAGIGLGSPETMQLAIQEAGLARIVAASAAGAVGKVVGRKGLFYQLAGPAVRAIDGPTQYSLYPSNVSAKLAPADPGKAASELADRLRGSLSGQAAATFQGVAIIDANDLGCNILGQASTVSEEKIAEIFKDNPLGQGAQRTPLAVVVLPTQKK
- a CDS encoding carboxymuconolactone decarboxylase family protein, which encodes MIIDMPEGKEPIGYVWGEMVPGIGPAAAAFSMAVYEHTTLGLREFEAARLRIAQINGCLFCLDWRTERAGEKVEDGFDTAVADWRGAQSLDERTRVAAEYAERYALDHHGLDDEFWGRMLGCYSQAEVVELTMCLGSWLAFGRLNHVLGIDAVCVLPGHVSGH
- a CDS encoding GMC oxidoreductase, whose product is MSATPRRGPGARGLSRRGFLAGTGTVLGAAALGGFSASRAAAAAPRSTPISNGAHVQALIIGTGYGGSVAALRLAQAGVAVEMIEMGMAWDTPGSDGKIFCNLTSPDQRSFWLRTETKQPVGYFLGIPIDRAIPSYTGILDAEDFAGITVYQGRGVGGGSLVNGGMAVTPKQENFGAILPSVNPAEMYNVYYPRANAGLGAGVIPNSWFNTTAWYQFARVGQKQAGRSGFPYVFVPDVYDWNYMQQEDAGTVPRSALGQELLYGNNYGKKSLQKTYIPAALATGKVNISPLHKVTSVSPASGGGYTVLMNQLDTTGNVVVSKEVTADKVIFAAGSVGTSKLLVQMRDTGQLPNLNAQVGQNWGDNGNIMVGRANQIWDPTGSQQSTVPCGGIDNWTNGGAFAEVAPLPIGIETWASLYLSITKNPHRAAFSWNASTQKVDLSWQQAWKQDGITMAKTIFDKINSTEGTIYRTDLFGTYKTWQDELTYHPLGGAVLNQATDNYGRLTAYPGLYVMDGALIPGNTSVNPFVTITALAERNIENIIANGG
- a CDS encoding SMI1/KNR4 family protein — translated: MTIEDDDDLALPAALAAIAAIGFSAEADEDEPSDDERDDERDESEDTENLWVDFEPFEEFLDSEDTADWFRSWTGNPDADADQFRVFGQTADGGYAAFWLVREDAPLAEQPVVFLGSEGETGVVACDLPSFLWLVADGSGPYEAVEHPTRRSNPHPEFTAIADKHAGTDRMTAREVVAAARDEFPDFEDTMVELSR
- a CDS encoding dihydrodipicolinate reductase; this encodes MIPTLVWGTGNIGRAAIRAVAARPGLSLCAVLVHDPGKVGRDAGELAGLGRPLGVAATDDAEAALAGAKAVVYAASGDVRPDEALDDVVRAVRAGAIVVTPALYAFYDPHSAPPDQRERVLAAVAAGGGSLFASGVDPGWANDVLPLMMTGLGSRISAVRCQEIFDYATYDQEDSVRYLVGMGQPMDYEPPMTAPGVPTMVWGGQIRLMARALGAELSAITEHVERAALDIDAETPTMGKFAAGTQGGVRFEVRGEIGGVPRIVIEHVTRIHGSVAPHWPQAPDGVGAHRVVIEGEPRIEVTLEAEDEGGNRSAGGNATAVGRLVGAIGWLAGREPGLYDALDVPVRPATGIWEEGTQ